The following proteins come from a genomic window of Coffea arabica cultivar ET-39 chromosome 11c, Coffea Arabica ET-39 HiFi, whole genome shotgun sequence:
- the LOC113716278 gene encoding coilin-like isoform X1 — METTRLRLEFTDKEGILSQSQKSEGLQRCWLLLKPHHHKTIADLAAYILHAFQLQPSCPHGLLLYMGGYVLPGFESTTILKDKDVISVMKKGLTLAIRGTNPINLVAEMEAVEQQPVNTGALLLANEEFEKETGGYQSDEPEDESERAEGDDKEDARDVTEEAEDEVREEQLENSLHNPSQENATSKKRKAPEKLQGSKKKKLRAERQCRVDNAGPAEQIENCQQDGVHAAKESTHKQKKVPEIKKKNESDNAEQGDGSIVASPNMKSSDPTQKNGEETEKVSGGTKKLPSRSARRKKAKRRWIREMAKIQKKDTISQPKEIQNWKKKPVRAEVKKYNNWKQRPAKPDVKEDDGQPKGLLYWKQWSGKDTNTDKRKHGEATQNGSASEQSNQKKSLDDEVVPIVIRPGHIRFEPLENDQAEAQNQVSEESFQWNGITSKRKGQKWGTEKNSFSRRNDYNNANRDRPVTLSAPKDVHLNGPIDFEKLPLLSYMPKVGDVIAYRLLELSSTWTPEISPFRVGYVSWCSSKSDKLILMPVPGYPVTTKNADEEPDKQPDDSLYKEDGSLEIGFATLIDVRVVKDGHEGSTEAVTGEANGGPAATENATVSDPPANNETQIDAPAPGSGEANCGKQKSASGSENGGNIWEQLSEALNAKKEELSQGNSWDKASSGKSSWSYRALKGSALGPTMALLRSKNKL; from the exons ATGGAAACCACAAGGCTCCGATTGGAGTTCACAGATAAAGAGGGCATTTTGAGCCAGTCCCAAAAATCAGAGGGGCTTCAACGGTGCTGGCTTCTCCTTAAACCCCACCACCACAAAACCATCGCTGACCTCGCTGCTTACATTCTTCACGCTTTTCAACTTCAACCCTCTTGCCCTCATGGCCTCCTCCTCTAC ATGGGTGGCTACGTGTTACCAGGTTTTGAATCGACTACCATTTTGAAGGATAAAGATGTAATCAG TGTAATGAAGAAAGGACTCACCTTGGCTATTCGGGGAACCAATCCAATCAATTTAGTTGCGGAAATGGAAGCTGTGGAGCAGCAACCTGTAAATACTGGAGCACTGCTTTTAGCAAATGAGGAATTCGAGAAGGAAACTGGAGGTTATCAGAGTGATGAGCCTGAAGATGAATCCGAACGTGCGGAGGGGGATGATAAAGAGGATGCTAGAGATGTAACTGAAGAGGCTGAGGATGAGGTCAGGGAAGAGCAGTTGGAAAATTCTTTACATAATCCATCGCAAGAAAATGCAACTTCGAAGAAAAGGAAAGCTCCGGAAAAACTGCAGGGGTCAAA AAAGAAGAAACTACGTGCAGAGCGTCAGTGTAGGGTTGACAATGCTGGTCCAGCagagcaaattgaaaattgTCAGCAAGATGGTGTCCATGCAGCAAAGGAGAGTACTCACAAACAGAAAAAGGTACCTGAgatcaagaagaaaaatgaaagtgataatgCTGAACAAGGTGATGGAAGTATTGTGGCTTCACCAAATATGAAGAG CAGTGACCCGACTCAAAAAAATGGAGAGGAGACTGAAAAAGTATCTGGGGGAACAAAGAAG CTCCCTAGCAGAAGTGCAAGGCGCAAAAAAGCTAAGAGGCGGTGGATACGTGAAATGGCCAAAATTCAGAAGAAAGATACCATTTCTCAACCTAAGGAAATT caaaattggaaaaagaaaCCAGTTAGAGCTGAAGTGAAGAAGTACAACAACTGGAAACAGAGACCAGCCAAACCTGATGTAAAAGAAGATGATGGCCAACCAAAGGGACTG CTATACTGGAAGCAGTGGTCTGGAAAAGATACAAATACTGATAAGAGAAAACATGGAGAGGCAACTCAAAATGGCAGTGCATCTGAGCAATCAAATCAGAAGAAAAGCTTGGATGATGAAGTTGTTCCGATTGTAATTAGGCCTGGGCACATCCGCTTTGAGCCTCTAGAGAATG ATCAAGCTGAGGCACAAAATCAAGTCTCAGAG GAATCTTTCCAGTGGAATGGAATCACCAGCAAAAGAAAGGGCCAAAAGTGGGGAActgagaaaaattcattttccaggAGAAATGATTATAATAATGCCAACAGAGACCGTCCTGTGACATTAAGTGCCCCGAAAGATGTACATTTGAATGGAccaattgattttgaaaagctTCCTCTCCTTTCCTATATGCCAAAG GTAGGTGATGTGATCGCGTATCGCTTACTTGAGTTGTCGTCAACCTGGACTCCTGAAATTTCTCCCTTTCGA GTTGGGTATGTCTCATGGTGTAGTTCAAAATCTGATAAACTCATTCTGATGCCAGTCCCTGGGTATCCAGTTACTACAAAGAATGCGGATGAAGAACCTGATAAGCAGCCAGATGACTCCCTTTACAAAGAAGATGGATCTTTGGAG ATAGGTTTTGCAACTCTTATTGATGTTCGTGTTGTCAAAGATGGCCATGAAGGTTCAACTGAAGCAGTAACTGGTGAGGCAAATGGAGGTCCTGCAGCTACTGAGAATGCTACAGTTTCTGATCCACCTGCCAATAATGAGACACAAATAGATGCCCCTGCCCCCG GGAGTGGAGAAGCAAATTGTGGGAAACAAAAAAGTGCCTCAGGCTCAG AAAATGGAGGAAACATATGGGAGCAATTGAGTGAGGCTTTGaatgccaagaaggaagaactCTCCCAAGGAAACTCTTGGGATAAGGCCAGTTCAGGGAAAAGCTCGTGGTCCTATAGAGCCTTAAAAGGTAGTGCCCTCGGCCCAACAATGGCTCTGTTGAGATCTAAAAACAAGTTATGA
- the LOC113716278 gene encoding coilin-like isoform X2: METTRLRLEFTDKEGILSQSQKSEGLQRCWLLLKPHHHKTIADLAAYILHAFQLQPSCPHGLLLYMGGYVLPGFESTTILKDKDVISVMKKGLTLAIRGTNPINLVAEMEAVEQQPVNTGALLLANEEFEKETGGYQSDEPEDESERAEGDDKEDARDVTEEAEDEVREEQLENSLHNPSQENATSKKRKAPEKLQGSKKKKLRAERQCRVDNAGPAEQIENCQQDGVHAAKESTHKQKKVPEIKKKNESDNAEQGDGSIVASPNMKSDPTQKNGEETEKVSGGTKKLPSRSARRKKAKRRWIREMAKIQKKDTISQPKEIQNWKKKPVRAEVKKYNNWKQRPAKPDVKEDDGQPKGLLYWKQWSGKDTNTDKRKHGEATQNGSASEQSNQKKSLDDEVVPIVIRPGHIRFEPLENDQAEAQNQVSEESFQWNGITSKRKGQKWGTEKNSFSRRNDYNNANRDRPVTLSAPKDVHLNGPIDFEKLPLLSYMPKVGDVIAYRLLELSSTWTPEISPFRVGYVSWCSSKSDKLILMPVPGYPVTTKNADEEPDKQPDDSLYKEDGSLEIGFATLIDVRVVKDGHEGSTEAVTGEANGGPAATENATVSDPPANNETQIDAPAPGSGEANCGKQKSASGSENGGNIWEQLSEALNAKKEELSQGNSWDKASSGKSSWSYRALKGSALGPTMALLRSKNKL; the protein is encoded by the exons ATGGAAACCACAAGGCTCCGATTGGAGTTCACAGATAAAGAGGGCATTTTGAGCCAGTCCCAAAAATCAGAGGGGCTTCAACGGTGCTGGCTTCTCCTTAAACCCCACCACCACAAAACCATCGCTGACCTCGCTGCTTACATTCTTCACGCTTTTCAACTTCAACCCTCTTGCCCTCATGGCCTCCTCCTCTAC ATGGGTGGCTACGTGTTACCAGGTTTTGAATCGACTACCATTTTGAAGGATAAAGATGTAATCAG TGTAATGAAGAAAGGACTCACCTTGGCTATTCGGGGAACCAATCCAATCAATTTAGTTGCGGAAATGGAAGCTGTGGAGCAGCAACCTGTAAATACTGGAGCACTGCTTTTAGCAAATGAGGAATTCGAGAAGGAAACTGGAGGTTATCAGAGTGATGAGCCTGAAGATGAATCCGAACGTGCGGAGGGGGATGATAAAGAGGATGCTAGAGATGTAACTGAAGAGGCTGAGGATGAGGTCAGGGAAGAGCAGTTGGAAAATTCTTTACATAATCCATCGCAAGAAAATGCAACTTCGAAGAAAAGGAAAGCTCCGGAAAAACTGCAGGGGTCAAA AAAGAAGAAACTACGTGCAGAGCGTCAGTGTAGGGTTGACAATGCTGGTCCAGCagagcaaattgaaaattgTCAGCAAGATGGTGTCCATGCAGCAAAGGAGAGTACTCACAAACAGAAAAAGGTACCTGAgatcaagaagaaaaatgaaagtgataatgCTGAACAAGGTGATGGAAGTATTGTGGCTTCACCAAATATGAAGAG TGACCCGACTCAAAAAAATGGAGAGGAGACTGAAAAAGTATCTGGGGGAACAAAGAAG CTCCCTAGCAGAAGTGCAAGGCGCAAAAAAGCTAAGAGGCGGTGGATACGTGAAATGGCCAAAATTCAGAAGAAAGATACCATTTCTCAACCTAAGGAAATT caaaattggaaaaagaaaCCAGTTAGAGCTGAAGTGAAGAAGTACAACAACTGGAAACAGAGACCAGCCAAACCTGATGTAAAAGAAGATGATGGCCAACCAAAGGGACTG CTATACTGGAAGCAGTGGTCTGGAAAAGATACAAATACTGATAAGAGAAAACATGGAGAGGCAACTCAAAATGGCAGTGCATCTGAGCAATCAAATCAGAAGAAAAGCTTGGATGATGAAGTTGTTCCGATTGTAATTAGGCCTGGGCACATCCGCTTTGAGCCTCTAGAGAATG ATCAAGCTGAGGCACAAAATCAAGTCTCAGAG GAATCTTTCCAGTGGAATGGAATCACCAGCAAAAGAAAGGGCCAAAAGTGGGGAActgagaaaaattcattttccaggAGAAATGATTATAATAATGCCAACAGAGACCGTCCTGTGACATTAAGTGCCCCGAAAGATGTACATTTGAATGGAccaattgattttgaaaagctTCCTCTCCTTTCCTATATGCCAAAG GTAGGTGATGTGATCGCGTATCGCTTACTTGAGTTGTCGTCAACCTGGACTCCTGAAATTTCTCCCTTTCGA GTTGGGTATGTCTCATGGTGTAGTTCAAAATCTGATAAACTCATTCTGATGCCAGTCCCTGGGTATCCAGTTACTACAAAGAATGCGGATGAAGAACCTGATAAGCAGCCAGATGACTCCCTTTACAAAGAAGATGGATCTTTGGAG ATAGGTTTTGCAACTCTTATTGATGTTCGTGTTGTCAAAGATGGCCATGAAGGTTCAACTGAAGCAGTAACTGGTGAGGCAAATGGAGGTCCTGCAGCTACTGAGAATGCTACAGTTTCTGATCCACCTGCCAATAATGAGACACAAATAGATGCCCCTGCCCCCG GGAGTGGAGAAGCAAATTGTGGGAAACAAAAAAGTGCCTCAGGCTCAG AAAATGGAGGAAACATATGGGAGCAATTGAGTGAGGCTTTGaatgccaagaaggaagaactCTCCCAAGGAAACTCTTGGGATAAGGCCAGTTCAGGGAAAAGCTCGTGGTCCTATAGAGCCTTAAAAGGTAGTGCCCTCGGCCCAACAATGGCTCTGTTGAGATCTAAAAACAAGTTATGA
- the LOC113716279 gene encoding protein-tyrosine-phosphatase MKP1-like, translating into MLGEGGKDWSSVGNRKTFSRSVSWTGRSPSHSSSKSQWNSKARACLPPLQPLSISRPNVEEWPKPGSDDLGIWNSPPTPGVRPGSITPRENSYSGQPPKEFEFKKDKLAYFNKECSRIVDYVYLGSDTVAKDREVLRQNGITHVLNCVGFLCPEYFKNDLVYKTLWLQDSPSEDITSILYDVFDYFEDVREQGGRVFVHCCQGVSRSTSLVIAYLMWKEGHSFEEAFQHVKAARGVTNPNMGFACQLLQCQKRVHAMPASPSSLLRMYRMAPHSPYDPLHLVAKLLSEPGAKGLDSRGAFIVHVPLALYVWIGKHCVLVMSDAARAAADQVIHYERARGPILIIKEDEEPSEFWDALGKEREAETVEALSDGNSIFVAPIRPHITGRAVQEYNLDFEIFHKALAGGVVPAFPLSGNGSETHLPARVNGWSRLRKKFASGFMKELITSSKLNGDRAQTNQGCGDVETLEEVEHVLSPTDPSSPSSYQCDSPDSFASYATNSPSWIKDSCTEVNYATPLTDPSLSRTPSFSSLDSFPSPHVSRPKSDTTSPLLSPSTSDYSSSFTFSPSSSNWSDLSYLSTQPSPSVSESKDLNSGKNAHLEEGAPLLCEGTSPPEDNSSSAHAWQMANTCSPCRGRSLSLAERRGNNPPPRMMLPSVDETSQVPVNLMRSWSFALPDLEDEMMNDVDFNKHSQESSLEMNTEELVLDSDTFMTDNEISDAVKDEHFVTCRLPPDAVQDTATEVTNLVLYQWPSMHEVEMHYGILDSRSVYIMFVQDTNLGTQDDYVLYVWVGREASQKGGKTRKNSTFEDGCIKWETIGRDFLIQKGLATSSVVQIVKEGEEPELLLKHFPCFSFQNTLDDGIK; encoded by the exons ATGttaggggaagggggaaaagaTTGGTCATCGGTTGGGAACCGGAAAACTTTTTCGCGGTCAGTATCCTGGACTGGCCGGTCACCCTCACATTCTAGTTCCAAATCACAATGGAACAGCAAGGCTCGAGCTTGTTTGCCTCCCCTTCAGCCTCTCTCTATTTCTAGACCGAACGTTGAGGAGTGGCCAAAGCCTGGTTCAGATGATCTTGGCATATGGAATAGTCCTCCTACTCCTGGTGTTAGACCTGGATCAATCACTCCCCGCGAAAACTCATATTCGGGGCAGCCTCCAAAAGAATTTGAGTTCAAGAAAGACAAGCTTGCATATTTCAACAAGGAGTGTTCAAGGATTGTAGATTATGTATATCTAGGAAGCGACACGGTGGCAAAGGATCGTGAAGTTCTCCGTCAGAATGGGATTACTCATGTGCTGAATTGTGTTGGATTTCTTTGCCCAGAGTATTTCAAAAATGATCTGGTATACAAGACATTATGGCTACAGGACAGCCCATCTGAGGATATAACAAGTATCCTTTATGATGTATTTGATTACTTTGAAGATGTTCGAGAACAAGGTGGCCGAGTCTTTGTCCATTGTTGCCAGGGGGTTTCCCGATCTACCTCTTTGGTCATTGCTTATCTTATGTGGAAAGAGGGGCACAGTTTTGAAGAAGCATTCCAGCATGTTAAGGCTGCGCGAGGAGTTACAAACCCCAATATGGGATTTGCTTGCCAACTTTTGCAATGCCAAAAAAGGGTACATGCTATGCCTGCAAGCCCAAGTTCATTGCTAAGGATGTACCGGATGGCGCCTCACTCACCATATGATCCCCTTCATCTGGTAGCCAAATTGTTAAGTGAGCCAGGAGCAAAAGGGCTTGATTCTCGTGGAGCATTCATTGTTCATGTCCCTTTAGCTTTATATGTATGGATTGGAAAGCACTGTGTGTTGGTGATGTCTGATGCAGCCAGGGCAGCTGCCGATCAGGTTATCCATTATGAAAGAGCAAGGGGTCCAATTTTAATTATCAAAGAAGATGAGGAGCCATCTGAATTCTGGGATGCTCTTGGGAAGGAGAGAGAAGCTGAAACTGTGGAAGCCTTGTCCGACGGGAACTCCATTTTTGTGGCTCCAATTCGTCCACATATTACTGGGCGCGCTGTTCAAGAATATAATTtagattttgaaatttttcacaAAGCACTTGCTGGTGGAGTGGTGCCTGCTTTTCCTTTGTCAGGGAATGGATCTGAGACCCATCTTCCTGCTCGTGTAAACGGCTGGAGCAGATTGAGAAAGAAATTTGCCAGTGGATTTATGAAAGAACTTATCACATCATCCAAATTAAATGGTGACCGCGCCCAAACAAACCAAGGATGTGGTGATGTTGAGACTTTGGAAGAAGTTGAACACGTCCTCTCACCTACAGATCCTTCGTCTCCTTCAAGTTATCAATGTGATTCACCAGATTCTTTTGCTTCTTATGCAACAAACAGCCCAAGTTGGATAAAGGATTCTTGTACAGAAGTGAATTACGCAACTCCTCTAACTGATCCTTCACTATCTCGAACCCCTTCCTTCAGTTCCTTGGATTCTTTTCCTAGTCCTCATGTTAGTCGACCAAAGTCCGATACTACATCACCCTTGCTCTCACCTTCAACTTCTGACTACTCCAGTTCTTTTACCTTCTCACCCTCATCTTCTAACTGGTCTGATCTGTCCTATCTGTCTACTCAGCCATCACCTTCAGTATCGGAATCCAAAGATTTAAATTCTGGTAAAAATGCACACTTGGAggaaggtgcacctctactctgtGAAGGAACTTCTCCACCAGAAGATAATTCTTCTTCTGCTCATGCTTGGCAGATGGCGAACACTTGTTCTCCATGTAGAGGGAGGTCCCTTTCTTTAGCAGAGCGAAGAGGCAACAATCCTCCTCCTCGGATGATGTTACCTTCCGTCGATGAAACATCCCAAGTTCCAGTCAACTTGATGAGATCGTGGTCATTTGCTCTTCCTGACCTTGAAGATGAAATGATGAATGATGTCGATTTTAACAAACACTCTCAAGAAAGTTCTTTGGAAATGAATACTGAAGAGTTAGTATTGGACAGTGATACTTTCATGACAGACAATGAAATTTCTGATGCAGTCAAAGATGAACATTTTGTGACTTGTCGTCTTCCACCTGATGCTGTACAAGATACTGCTACTGAAGTAACTAACTTAGTTCTTTATCAGTGGCCTTCTATGCATGAAGTGGAAATGCATTATGGCATCCTTGATTCGAGATCTGTGTATatcatgtttgttcaagacacgAATTTGGGCACCCAAGATGATTATGTTTTGTACGTGTGGGTAGGGCGTGAAGCATCACAGAAGGGAGGGAAAACTAGGAAGAATAGCACATTTGAGGATGGATGCATCAAGTGGGAGACAATTGGGCGTGATTTTCTTATTCAGAAGGGTTTAGCTACAAGCTCTGTTGTTCAG ATAGTCAAAGAAGGTGAGGAACCAGAGCTGCTTTTGAAGCATTTTCCCTGTTTCTCATTCCAGAACACATTGGATGATGGAATTAAGTAG